One Desulforhopalus sp. DNA segment encodes these proteins:
- a CDS encoding DUF423 domain-containing protein, whose translation MTQFFIAAGSFFALVGIIARSLSSHTLLPLLEKNGKLANFNLAADYLLFHALALIAVAILCKLYPQGTFHRAGLAFIVGSLLFQGSVLVKSFVSIQPFGFITPIGGFILIVGWFLLFVAAVRS comes from the coding sequence ATGACACAATTCTTTATCGCCGCTGGCAGTTTTTTTGCGCTCGTTGGGATAATTGCCCGATCCCTCAGCTCCCATACCCTGTTACCGCTGCTTGAAAAAAATGGCAAACTCGCCAATTTTAATCTCGCTGCCGATTATCTGCTTTTTCATGCACTCGCGCTGATCGCTGTGGCAATTCTTTGTAAACTGTATCCGCAAGGAACTTTTCACCGTGCCGGTTTGGCCTTTATTGTTGGTTCACTCCTGTTTCAAGGAAGTGTCCTTGTCAAAAGCTTTGTCTCTATTCAACCTTTTGGCTTTATTACCCCGATAGGCGGCTTTATCTTGATTGTCGGCTGGTTTTTGTTGTTTGTTGCAGCTGTTCGCTCCTAA
- a CDS encoding VOC family protein, with protein sequence MKTNPVVWFEIYVQDMAKAKTFYEQMLGLQLMQLPSEGMEGMEMWCFPMLDNGPGAMGALVKMEGCPSGGNSTLVYFACDDCAIEAARAGAHGGQVCKEKFAIGEHGFIALIIDPDGNMIGLHSMK encoded by the coding sequence ATGAAAACTAATCCGGTAGTCTGGTTTGAAATCTATGTGCAGGATATGGCAAAGGCGAAGACCTTCTACGAACAGATGCTCGGGCTGCAGCTGATGCAGCTGCCCAGCGAGGGCATGGAGGGTATGGAGATGTGGTGTTTTCCCATGCTCGACAACGGCCCCGGAGCCATGGGTGCCCTGGTGAAGATGGAAGGCTGTCCTTCCGGCGGCAACAGCACCCTGGTATACTTCGCCTGCGACGACTGCGCCATCGAGGCGGCACGGGCCGGGGCTCACGGCGGTCAGGTCTGCAAGGAGAAATTCGCCATCGGCGAGCATGGCTTTATTGCCCTGATTATCGACCCGGATGGCAATATGATCGGCCTGCACTCCATGAAGTGA
- a CDS encoding YafY family transcriptional regulator, with the protein MKIERLIAIIVLLLNRRKITAGELAERFEVSIRTIYRDIATLTGAGIPVLSSQGHDGGLAIPDGYKLSRQLLTRRDLEAMLATLRGVNQAMANKDLQRIIETLDNLLPKDDELTRLPSRPSFVVDITPWGPSATPEHTVQTVQRAVDGALLLKFSYTDSSGKSSKRTVEPHTLVYKGYAWYLLAYCRLRHDFRLFRLSRITGPNLGDTSFLRRDIGDISRFLQFDCGPTYPVVLRFSQRVRPKVEEYFPGAELTVDGDGFITAHLDLPDDPWLFSFILGFGADVEILSPASWRQRVEKIVADMKKLYGT; encoded by the coding sequence GTGAAGATTGAAAGACTGATCGCGATCATCGTCCTGCTCCTCAACCGCCGCAAGATTACCGCCGGGGAATTGGCGGAGCGTTTCGAGGTATCGATCCGCACCATCTACCGCGACATCGCTACCTTGACCGGTGCCGGCATCCCGGTACTCTCCAGCCAGGGTCATGACGGCGGTCTGGCCATCCCCGACGGCTATAAACTCAGCCGGCAGCTGCTCACCCGCCGCGATCTCGAAGCGATGCTTGCCACCCTGCGCGGTGTCAACCAGGCCATGGCCAACAAGGACCTGCAGCGGATTATCGAGACGCTTGACAACCTTTTGCCAAAAGACGACGAACTGACCCGCCTGCCAAGTCGGCCCTCCTTCGTTGTCGACATAACTCCCTGGGGGCCGTCGGCAACACCGGAACACACGGTGCAGACGGTACAACGGGCGGTGGATGGCGCCTTGCTCCTCAAATTTTCCTATACCGATTCCTCCGGAAAAAGCAGCAAGCGCACCGTCGAACCGCACACCCTGGTCTACAAGGGCTACGCCTGGTATCTCCTCGCCTATTGCCGTCTGCGCCACGATTTCCGACTTTTTCGTCTTTCCCGTATCACTGGGCCGAACCTTGGCGACACCTCCTTTCTGCGCCGTGACATCGGTGACATCAGCCGGTTTCTTCAGTTCGACTGCGGTCCGACATATCCTGTTGTCCTGCGGTTCTCGCAGAGGGTACGGCCCAAGGTGGAAGAGTACTTTCCCGGCGCTGAGCTTACTGTCGACGGCGATGGCTTCATCACCGCCCACCTCGACCTGCCCGACGATCCGTGGCTTTTTTCCTTCATCCTTGGTTTCGGTGCCGATGTGGAAATCCTCTCGCCCGCAAGCTGGCGACAGAGAGTGGAGAAAATAGTCGCCGATATGAAAAAACTCTACGGAACTTGA
- a CDS encoding DUF805 domain-containing protein — protein MTFFQAIEKCFKKYADFNGRASRPEFWWWVLFAFLLSWGGQRINQSLGSILSLITLLPSLAVAARRLHDIGRSGWWQLVGLIPVLGWLVMIFWCVQPSEGPNQYDQ, from the coding sequence ATGACCTTTTTTCAGGCGATTGAGAAGTGTTTTAAGAAGTATGCCGATTTCAACGGCCGTGCCTCCCGCCCGGAGTTTTGGTGGTGGGTGCTCTTCGCCTTTCTCCTTTCCTGGGGTGGGCAAAGGATAAATCAATCCTTGGGGTCGATCCTGTCCCTGATCACCCTGCTGCCGTCTCTGGCCGTCGCCGCCCGGCGATTACACGATATCGGTCGCAGCGGCTGGTGGCAGCTGGTCGGCCTGATTCCGGTTCTCGGCTGGCTGGTGATGATCTTCTGGTGCGTGCAACCATCCGAGGGCCCAAACCAATACGATCAATAA
- a CDS encoding ABC transporter ATP-binding protein, whose product MSLLEIEKIDAFYGDVQVIFDMSLRVEKGEVVSIIGGNGASKSTLLRVISGLMNPTAGRITFEGKDIHSEPPENIVTHGIVHVPEGRRLFPLMSVKDNLLVGAYNKRARGEVAKTLKEVYQLLPRLAERENQTAMTLSGGEQQMVAIGRGLMSKPHLLMLDEPSLGLAPILIKDIFETVRKIADMGTTVLMVEQDVRHSLSLSDRGYVLEHGRVVMEGKASELIDDPHIRTAYLGM is encoded by the coding sequence ATGTCGTTGCTTGAAATTGAAAAAATCGACGCCTTCTATGGCGATGTGCAGGTTATCTTCGATATGTCGCTGCGGGTGGAAAAGGGCGAGGTGGTGAGCATCATCGGCGGCAACGGCGCCAGCAAGTCGACGCTCCTGCGGGTCATTTCCGGACTGATGAACCCGACAGCCGGCCGGATCACCTTTGAAGGTAAGGACATCCACAGTGAACCGCCGGAAAACATCGTCACCCACGGCATCGTCCATGTGCCGGAAGGGCGGCGGCTCTTCCCGCTGATGTCGGTAAAAGACAATCTCCTGGTCGGCGCCTACAATAAACGGGCCCGGGGCGAGGTCGCCAAGACCCTGAAGGAGGTGTACCAGCTCCTGCCGCGTCTTGCCGAGCGGGAGAACCAGACGGCGATGACCCTTTCCGGCGGCGAGCAGCAGATGGTCGCCATCGGTCGCGGCCTGATGTCCAAACCGCACCTCCTTATGCTCGACGAACCATCCCTGGGGCTTGCACCGATTCTCATTAAAGATATCTTCGAAACGGTACGCAAAATCGCCGACATGGGCACCACCGTCCTCATGGTCGAGCAGGATGTCCGCCACTCTCTCAGCCTCAGCGACCGCGGCTACGTACTCGAACATGGCCGAGTCGTCATGGAAGGCAAGGCGAGTGAGTTGATAGACGATCCGCATATTCGCACCGCCTACCTGGGAATGTGA
- a CDS encoding ABC transporter ATP-binding protein, whose protein sequence is MTILRVEKMTKEFGGLRAIDSLDLTIEKGQILGLIGPNGAGKSTAFNCIAGSFAPTSGEITFDGKVITGEKPWNLCKMGLARTFQIVKPFATKSVLYNVTVAAFATTSSRRVAEDKAMAVLQSLNFADKKDIISGNLTIADRKRLEIAKALATEPKLLLLDEVMAGLRPNEVDEMVEILKSLRDRGITIFVIEHIMRAIMALSDRIVVIQFGKKIAEGMPSEIANNEKVIKAYLGEDYVVA, encoded by the coding sequence ATGACTATTCTGCGTGTAGAAAAGATGACCAAAGAATTCGGCGGTCTGCGGGCGATCGACAGCCTTGACCTGACCATTGAAAAAGGCCAGATCCTCGGCCTCATCGGCCCGAACGGCGCCGGCAAATCGACCGCCTTCAACTGTATCGCCGGGTCATTTGCCCCGACCAGCGGCGAGATCACCTTCGACGGCAAGGTAATCACCGGGGAAAAACCGTGGAATCTCTGCAAGATGGGGCTTGCTCGAACCTTCCAGATCGTCAAGCCTTTTGCCACCAAGAGCGTCCTCTACAACGTCACCGTGGCCGCCTTCGCTACCACCTCAAGCCGCAGGGTCGCCGAGGATAAGGCGATGGCGGTTCTCCAGTCCCTGAATTTTGCCGACAAGAAGGACATCATCTCCGGCAACCTGACCATTGCCGACCGTAAGCGCCTGGAGATTGCCAAGGCACTGGCCACCGAACCAAAACTCCTCCTCCTCGACGAGGTCATGGCCGGTCTCAGACCGAACGAGGTCGACGAGATGGTGGAGATCCTCAAGTCGCTGCGCGATAGAGGGATTACCATCTTCGTCATCGAGCATATCATGCGGGCGATCATGGCGCTGTCCGACCGGATCGTCGTCATTCAGTTCGGCAAAAAAATCGCCGAAGGCATGCCGAGCGAGATTGCCAATAACGAGAAGGTCATCAAGGCCTACCTGGGAGAAGATTATGTCGTTGCTTGA
- a CDS encoding branched-chain amino acid ABC transporter permease codes for MNHRHFNKVMLAGLLVVAFALPLIVRSATYMHILVLLLFYAYLTTSWNIVGGFAGVLPLGHSAFVGIGAYTSTVLSLQYGISPWLGMLVGGVLAMVAGIIIGLPTLKMRGAYFALATIAFAEGFRVMVENFDYIGPLKLNGPRGLQIPPMDTGLAGFMFASKEPYYYIILIMLLAVMVLTYVISRSKLGHYLIAGGEEPEAAMALGVNVARARLIAMAISSFLTALAGTFYAQFSLYIHPKSIISLDMSFEIAFIALIGGRGSIVGPLLGAMLLRPVSDFCRIYFGDTLPGMHLIIFGLVLILVMYYQPRGLQEPLSRMYQRLFTAKNAATTGR; via the coding sequence ATGAATCACCGACACTTCAATAAAGTCATGCTGGCCGGGCTTCTCGTGGTCGCCTTCGCGCTGCCCCTGATCGTGCGCAGCGCCACCTACATGCACATCCTGGTGTTGCTGTTGTTTTACGCCTATCTGACAACGAGCTGGAATATCGTCGGCGGCTTTGCCGGGGTTTTGCCACTCGGCCATTCCGCCTTTGTCGGCATCGGCGCCTATACCTCGACGGTGTTGTCGCTGCAGTACGGCATCAGCCCCTGGCTCGGCATGCTGGTCGGCGGGGTGCTGGCGATGGTCGCCGGAATCATCATCGGCCTGCCGACCCTGAAGATGCGCGGCGCCTATTTCGCCCTGGCGACCATCGCCTTTGCCGAGGGCTTTCGGGTCATGGTCGAGAACTTTGATTACATCGGGCCGCTGAAACTCAATGGCCCGCGCGGCCTGCAGATCCCGCCGATGGATACTGGCCTTGCCGGTTTCATGTTCGCTTCCAAGGAGCCATATTACTACATCATCCTCATTATGCTCCTTGCCGTCATGGTCCTCACCTATGTCATCTCCCGCTCGAAGCTCGGCCACTACCTCATCGCCGGCGGCGAGGAACCGGAGGCGGCCATGGCCCTTGGCGTCAACGTCGCCCGGGCGCGGCTGATTGCCATGGCCATCAGCTCCTTTCTCACCGCCCTGGCCGGCACCTTCTATGCCCAGTTTTCCCTGTACATCCACCCAAAGAGCATCATCTCCCTGGATATGTCCTTCGAGATCGCCTTCATCGCCCTGATCGGCGGCCGCGGCTCCATCGTCGGCCCGCTGCTCGGCGCCATGCTGCTCAGGCCGGTGAGTGACTTCTGCCGCATCTACTTCGGCGACACCCTGCCCGGTATGCATCTCATCATCTTCGGCCTGGTGCTCATCCTCGTCATGTACTACCAGCCACGCGGCCTGCAGGAACCACTCAGCCGTATGTACCAGCGACTGTTCACCGCCAAGAACGCAGCCACCACCGGGAGATAA
- a CDS encoding branched-chain amino acid ABC transporter permease, with amino-acid sequence MLYIIEDMINGILMGSIYGLTAMGLTIIFGVLKVINFAHGSLLMVCMYTTYWAVTLTGIHPYLALAIVIPAMFIFGYYLQAIVIKPIFIAEKNVREPITVIIVTTGIWYILDNSALLVFGPQYRALANNPLQGKMLEIAGMLISLPKFYGFITALVTAGTIHWFLQKTVMGRAIRATSMDREAASLMGINQYRIYNIAFGIGAATTGIAAVTLLPFYNVFPTVGVLFDIKCFIIVVLGGLGSISGALLGGIIIGLIESVGPQFMTATWTEAIVYGLFLLVLFVKPSGLFGQKADW; translated from the coding sequence ATGCTTTACATCATCGAGGACATGATCAACGGTATCCTCATGGGGTCGATCTATGGCTTGACCGCCATGGGCCTGACCATCATCTTCGGGGTTCTCAAGGTCATCAATTTCGCGCACGGTTCGCTGCTCATGGTCTGTATGTACACGACCTACTGGGCGGTCACCCTGACCGGCATCCATCCCTACCTTGCCCTGGCCATCGTTATTCCGGCCATGTTCATCTTCGGCTACTACCTGCAGGCCATCGTCATCAAGCCGATCTTCATCGCCGAGAAGAATGTCCGCGAACCGATCACCGTCATCATCGTTACCACCGGCATCTGGTACATCCTTGACAATTCGGCCCTGCTGGTGTTCGGGCCGCAATACCGGGCTCTTGCCAACAACCCGCTGCAGGGCAAGATGCTTGAGATCGCCGGTATGCTTATCTCGCTGCCGAAATTTTATGGCTTCATCACCGCCCTGGTCACCGCCGGCACCATCCACTGGTTCCTGCAGAAGACGGTGATGGGCCGGGCCATCCGCGCCACCAGCATGGACCGGGAGGCAGCAAGTCTGATGGGTATCAACCAGTACCGCATCTACAATATCGCCTTCGGTATCGGCGCCGCCACCACCGGCATCGCCGCCGTTACCCTGCTGCCGTTTTACAACGTCTTCCCGACGGTCGGCGTGCTCTTTGACATTAAATGTTTCATCATCGTCGTCCTCGGCGGACTCGGTTCGATCAGCGGCGCCCTGCTCGGCGGCATCATTATCGGCTTGATCGAGTCGGTGGGCCCGCAGTTCATGACCGCGACCTGGACGGAGGCCATCGTCTACGGCCTCTTCCTTCTGGTGCTGTTTGTCAAGCCATCCGGTCTCTTCGGCCAGAAGGCCGACTGGTAA
- a CDS encoding ABC transporter substrate-binding protein, with protein sequence MNMFSKFTIPVVALSLALGSYTAASANTVKIGNIEPMSGPSATLGKQGKAAREMAVEEINAAGGIKALGGAKLELIYADSEGKPEKGVAETERLINTEKVHVLTGCWNSSVTMPSTAVAERYGVPFVVPVSVKDQITERGFKNVFRIAAKDGWWTKDQFAFLKDMQAEFGTKVETLAFVYENGDWGTGFATQWKKLAEANGYKVVLDEPYPSTATDLSPVVQKIKRANPDVLMLVSNAADAILLTNTIAEYKVKVKAIIASGGGHADPSFLKAVGKNAQNIFDIVEWETDVNKPGAKEANDKYKAKNGENLTGEAVDAYLAMYVIKDALERAASLEPAKIREALAATNLTDGPGMIVGYNAVKFDATGQNENASPVLVQIGDVGKGLERITIWPKSARRAGYTPVFPMPVK encoded by the coding sequence ATGAACATGTTCAGCAAATTCACCATTCCCGTCGTTGCCCTGTCGCTGGCCCTCGGTTCCTACACCGCGGCGAGCGCCAACACCGTCAAAATCGGTAACATCGAACCAATGTCCGGTCCCTCGGCCACCCTCGGCAAGCAGGGTAAGGCCGCCCGCGAGATGGCGGTGGAAGAGATCAACGCCGCCGGCGGCATCAAGGCCCTGGGCGGAGCCAAACTGGAACTGATCTATGCCGACTCCGAAGGCAAGCCGGAAAAAGGCGTCGCCGAGACTGAACGGCTCATCAACACTGAGAAGGTCCACGTCCTGACCGGCTGCTGGAACAGCTCGGTCACTATGCCGTCCACCGCCGTCGCCGAGCGCTATGGCGTACCGTTTGTTGTACCGGTATCGGTTAAAGATCAGATCACCGAGCGTGGCTTCAAGAATGTCTTCCGTATCGCCGCCAAAGACGGCTGGTGGACCAAAGACCAGTTCGCCTTCCTGAAAGACATGCAGGCTGAGTTCGGCACCAAAGTAGAGACCCTCGCTTTCGTATACGAGAACGGCGACTGGGGCACAGGTTTCGCCACCCAGTGGAAGAAACTTGCCGAGGCAAATGGCTACAAGGTAGTTCTTGACGAGCCGTATCCGTCCACCGCCACCGACCTGAGCCCCGTTGTCCAAAAAATCAAGCGTGCCAACCCGGACGTGCTGATGCTCGTTTCCAATGCGGCTGACGCCATCCTCCTCACCAACACCATCGCCGAGTACAAAGTCAAGGTGAAGGCGATCATCGCCAGCGGCGGCGGCCATGCCGACCCGTCCTTCCTCAAGGCGGTTGGCAAAAACGCCCAGAATATCTTCGATATCGTTGAATGGGAAACCGACGTGAACAAGCCCGGCGCCAAAGAGGCCAACGACAAATACAAGGCCAAGAACGGTGAGAACCTGACCGGTGAGGCTGTTGACGCCTACCTGGCCATGTACGTCATCAAGGACGCCCTTGAGCGCGCCGCCTCCCTGGAACCGGCCAAGATCCGCGAGGCCCTTGCCGCCACCAACCTGACTGACGGCCCGGGCATGATCGTCGGCTACAACGCGGTCAAGTTCGATGCTACCGGCCAGAACGAGAACGCCTCTCCGGTGCTCGTCCAGATCGGCGATGTCGGTAAAGGCCTCGAGCGCATCACCATCTGGCCGAAAAGCGCCCGCCGTGCCGGTTACACCCCGGTATTCCCCATGCCCGTCAAATAA
- a CDS encoding sigma-54 dependent transcriptional regulator, producing MITTEMKNCHILLVDDEQSELDAYSLLLTSMGIKNVVTQNDSRKVSATLAGMQSPVLFLDLNMPHMTGQDVLRELKILHPQVPVIIITANSEIETAVECLRLGAHDYLVKPIDLKMFSSALRNALEISLLRNEVMSLKGISFATDAPRHPAFDQIVTRSPAMLSIFQYIESIAGSGMPTLILGETGSGKELIAKAIHEISGLTGNYVAVDVSGLDDTLFSDTLFGHAKGAYTGADGVRSGLIEKAVGGTLFLDEIGELSEISQVKLLRLLQENIYYPLGSDQPKHCQARIITAANKDLSMLAGRDGEFRMDLYYRLSTHLIRLPPLRERREDIPALVAFLSAKAATAMHKAPPTVSDRALELLLHHPFLGNIRELKAYIVDAVARCDTGRIEEDLIASRLIAPISPQLETASGASSLTSLLGRFPSLEELTEYAIGEAMASSDNNQSQAARLLGISRQALNKRLRKRG from the coding sequence ATGATCACCACCGAAATGAAAAACTGTCATATCCTCCTCGTCGACGACGAGCAATCGGAGCTTGACGCCTACAGCCTGCTGCTGACCTCCATGGGTATTAAAAATGTCGTAACCCAGAACGACAGCCGCAAAGTCTCGGCAACCCTTGCCGGAATGCAGTCGCCGGTGCTGTTTCTTGACCTCAACATGCCCCATATGACCGGCCAGGATGTCCTGCGCGAGCTAAAGATCCTGCATCCACAGGTGCCGGTGATCATCATCACCGCCAACTCGGAGATCGAGACCGCCGTTGAATGTCTCCGCCTCGGCGCCCACGATTATCTCGTTAAACCCATCGACCTGAAGATGTTCAGTTCGGCCCTGCGCAACGCCCTGGAGATCAGCCTGCTGCGCAACGAGGTGATGTCCCTGAAGGGCATCTCATTTGCAACCGACGCCCCCCGTCACCCGGCCTTTGACCAGATCGTCACCCGCAGCCCGGCGATGCTGTCGATCTTTCAGTATATCGAATCAATTGCCGGGAGCGGCATGCCCACCCTCATTCTCGGAGAAACCGGCTCGGGCAAGGAACTGATAGCCAAGGCCATCCACGAGATCAGCGGTCTTACCGGCAACTACGTGGCGGTCGATGTCTCCGGCCTTGACGACACGCTGTTTTCCGATACCCTTTTCGGCCATGCCAAAGGGGCCTACACCGGGGCCGACGGCGTCCGCTCCGGACTCATTGAAAAGGCCGTCGGCGGCACCCTCTTTCTTGATGAAATCGGCGAACTCAGCGAGATATCCCAGGTAAAACTCCTCCGTCTGCTCCAGGAAAATATCTACTATCCCCTCGGTTCCGACCAGCCGAAACACTGCCAGGCCCGGATCATCACCGCCGCCAACAAGGACCTGTCGATGCTCGCCGGGCGGGACGGCGAGTTTCGTATGGACCTCTACTACCGCCTGAGTACCCATCTCATCCGCCTGCCACCCTTGCGGGAACGCCGGGAGGACATCCCGGCCCTGGTCGCCTTTCTGTCGGCCAAGGCGGCAACCGCTATGCACAAGGCGCCACCGACGGTCAGCGACCGGGCACTGGAGCTGCTGCTGCACCACCCCTTCCTTGGCAACATTCGGGAGCTGAAGGCCTATATCGTTGATGCGGTTGCCCGTTGCGATACCGGTCGGATCGAAGAGGACCTGATTGCCAGCCGGCTTATCGCCCCGATTTCACCCCAGCTGGAAACTGCCTCGGGGGCCTCCTCCCTCACCTCCCTTCTGGGAAGGTTCCCGAGCCTGGAAGAGCTCACCGAGTATGCCATAGGTGAGGCCATGGCCAGCTCCGACAACAACCAAAGCCAGGCCGCCCGTCTCCTCGGTATATCCCGCCAGGCGCTTAACAAACGGCTGCGCAAACGAGGTTGA
- a CDS encoding cache domain-containing protein produces the protein MKYNSKKTIAIITICSVVILIAMLVNYRLTQHVVETTVIAQQEDIADKAANTVEIWLNQQMKILEAAANSISINDLSQNTATMLPLQMAMQAGHFTDVYIGTPEGELIDGAQWLPPSGYDPRERPWYKRAMETGSLSFTTPYIDMVTNELVIALVKPLRANGRIVGVMGADTVLDTLVENVLNYKQSESGFAFIIEKSGTIIVHPNKDFVMRTRLQIIEPELANKMSSVNGTGNKTLSYRSIDGRDHLLSSKQISGSEWYLCVTVPRDEAFSMTRSTTRVFAMEIVLKLLAFLLFIVLLGLGISSIAIFLYNKRYSTAVQQHREEISGISKDLEWNITKRMEVETYYKTLFNVANDAILISNDLNFVEECNQRAVEMFGLPREELQTKTILDCSPEWQPDGSNSQEKLATIIQDSRNGKQNVFRWSFLREGGSEFPASVSLTSFRMNDRDLVLSSIRDISKRVDAEGQLMQAQKMAAVGEMLGAIAHQWRQPLNTLATYISSLQAAYYNSMLSKEVVERVVTGAGDQIAFMSKTIDDFRNFFKPSKTKGPVDILTSVISAVKLMEAQMRHNNINLTVKNMTGSNTLIVYGYQGEFIHVLVNILANAKDAILENINRTVGLTVRSIDIIVSANGDNAVIEIIDSGGGIPEQLLPKIFNPYYTTKGTSSGTGMGLYMSKMIVEKEMRGELRAENTKGGARFMITLKRMVG, from the coding sequence ATGAAATATAACAGTAAGAAGACAATAGCAATAATCACAATATGTTCGGTTGTTATCCTCATTGCCATGCTGGTCAACTACCGGCTCACTCAGCATGTCGTAGAAACCACCGTCATAGCGCAACAGGAAGATATCGCCGACAAAGCCGCAAACACCGTCGAGATTTGGCTCAATCAGCAGATGAAAATTCTTGAGGCGGCGGCAAACTCCATTTCCATAAACGATCTTAGCCAAAATACAGCAACCATGCTACCCCTACAGATGGCAATGCAGGCCGGCCATTTCACCGATGTGTATATCGGCACACCGGAAGGAGAACTCATCGACGGCGCTCAATGGCTGCCCCCGTCCGGCTACGATCCCCGCGAAAGGCCCTGGTATAAACGCGCCATGGAGACCGGATCCCTCAGCTTCACCACCCCCTACATCGACATGGTGACCAACGAGCTGGTCATCGCCCTGGTGAAACCGCTGCGTGCCAACGGCAGAATAGTCGGCGTCATGGGCGCCGACACGGTCCTCGACACCCTGGTGGAAAATGTCCTTAATTATAAACAGAGTGAATCGGGTTTTGCCTTTATCATCGAAAAAAGCGGTACGATCATCGTCCACCCCAATAAAGACTTTGTCATGCGAACACGGCTGCAGATTATCGAGCCGGAACTGGCAAACAAGATGAGCTCTGTCAATGGCACCGGCAACAAAACCCTTTCCTACCGGAGCATTGACGGCCGCGACCATCTCCTGTCATCAAAACAGATTAGCGGCTCGGAATGGTATCTTTGCGTCACCGTCCCCCGCGATGAGGCCTTTTCGATGACCCGGAGCACCACCAGGGTCTTCGCCATGGAGATCGTCCTCAAGCTCCTTGCCTTTCTGCTCTTCATTGTCCTCCTCGGCCTGGGCATCAGCAGTATCGCCATCTTTCTCTACAACAAACGCTACAGTACCGCAGTTCAGCAGCACCGTGAGGAAATTTCCGGAATCAGCAAGGATCTGGAGTGGAATATCACCAAGCGGATGGAGGTTGAGACCTATTACAAGACCCTGTTCAACGTCGCCAACGATGCCATTCTGATCAGCAATGATCTGAATTTTGTGGAGGAATGCAATCAGAGAGCGGTGGAGATGTTCGGTCTGCCCCGCGAAGAGCTACAGACCAAAACCATCCTTGACTGCTCGCCGGAATGGCAGCCGGACGGTTCGAACAGCCAGGAAAAGCTGGCGACGATCATCCAGGATTCCCGCAACGGCAAACAGAATGTCTTCCGCTGGTCCTTTCTTCGCGAAGGCGGCAGCGAGTTTCCTGCCTCGGTGAGTCTCACCAGTTTCCGGATGAATGACCGCGACCTGGTGCTGTCGAGTATCCGCGATATCTCAAAGCGGGTCGATGCGGAGGGCCAGCTGATGCAGGCCCAGAAGATGGCCGCCGTCGGCGAGATGCTCGGCGCCATCGCCCACCAGTGGCGGCAGCCGCTCAATACCCTCGCCACCTATATCTCCAGCCTGCAGGCGGCCTACTACAACTCGATGCTGTCAAAGGAGGTGGTGGAGCGGGTCGTCACCGGCGCCGGTGACCAGATCGCCTTCATGTCCAAGACCATCGACGATTTCCGTAACTTCTTCAAACCATCGAAGACCAAGGGCCCGGTTGACATCCTCACCTCGGTGATCAGCGCCGTCAAGCTGATGGAGGCGCAGATGCGCCACAACAATATTAACCTGACGGTAAAGAACATGACCGGCTCGAACACCCTCATCGTCTATGGGTATCAGGGCGAATTTATCCATGTCCTGGTGAATATCCTTGCCAACGCCAAGGATGCCATCCTCGAAAATATTAATAGGACGGTTGGATTGACAGTCAGGTCGATCGACATCATCGTCTCGGCTAACGGCGACAATGCCGTCATCGAAATAATCGATAGCGGCGGCGGCATTCCCGAGCAACTCCTGCCGAAAATCTTCAACCCCTATTACACCACCAAGGGCACCTCCTCCGGCACCGGCATGGGTCTGTATATGTCGAAGATGATAGTTGAAAAAGAAATGCGCGGCGAACTGCGGGCGGAAAACACCAAGGGTGGCGCCCGCTTCATGATTACCCTGAAAAGAATGGTTGGCTGA